The window AACCTCGGCGCGTTACGGGACCGCTGCACCCGCGTGGTGCGGCGGTCCTTCGCGTTCCAGCACGCCTTGTGCCAGTGACGGCGGTCGTCGACACCGGAGTGCTCGGGCCAGGCCACCACGTGCGGGACACCGGAGGGGATCTGCTGGTCGCAGCCGGGGCAGCGGTACGTCTTGCCCTGCGCGCTCGCCCCCGCCACGTGCCGCACGCTCCACGAGTCGCCCCGCCAGCTCTCCGAGGACTGCCAGCCCCCGTAGCGGTCGGAGGGGTCCGATCCGTCTGCGGACGCGCTCCGACCGGAGCCGTCCGCGCCCTTGGGACGGTTGCGACGCGGGGACACGGGACACCTCACGGAGCTATACAGGGAGCACGGGGCGTCCAGCCTACGCGGAGCGCCCAGGGGTACGCGGACGTCACCAATCCCCACAGATCCACCGCACGGCCGGCTCATTCTGCAGACAATCCGCCAATCTCCCCGCCAAGCCGTGTCCTTGGCACGTGTCAGACGGTTATGCGAGGTGGGGGAGCCGCGTCGGCACAAGGAGGCAGGAGTGCGATGCGCGTAGGAAGTTTTGTTCTGGCGGCCCAGTTCCCAGGACAGGGCCAGGGCGAGGCGCTGCACCGCGCGGTGCGGTCCGCGGAGGTCGCCGAGGAGGCCGGCCTCGACACGGTATGGCTTGCCGAGCACCACTTCGTGCCGTACGGGACGTGCCCGTCGGCCGTGACACTCGCGGCGTTACTGCTCGGCCGCACCCGCCGTATCCGCGTGGGCACGGCGGTCAGCGTGCTGCCCACCGTGCACCCGGTGGCGCTGGGCGAGCAGGCCGCGCTGCTGCACGTGACGTCCGGCGGGCGCTTCTCGCTCGGGGTGGGACGCGGGGGCCCCTGGGTCGACCTCGAGGTCTTCGGGATGGGCCTGGAGGCGTACGAGCAGGGGTTCCCGGAATCACTCGATCTGCTGGTGCGGTGGCTGCGCCGGCCGTCCGTCGCGGGCGGGTCCGAGCGCTTCGACTTCCGCGAAGTCCCCGTCGTGCCACGGCCGTCGGAGGCCCTGTCGGGCGGCGAGGGCCCCGAGGTCGTCGTGGCCTGCACCTCCCCGGCGAGCGTCCGGCTGGCCGCCGAGCGCAAACTGCCGATGCTGCTCGGCATGCACGTAGGGGACGAGGAGAAGGCCGAGATGGTCGCGCTGTGGCGTTCGTGCGCGCTCGCCGCGGGGCACACCCCCGACGACATCGCGGACGCCGCCCACGTCTCGGCCGGGGTCGCACAGATCGCGGACCGGCGGACGGACGCGGTGGAGACGCTCCTGAAGACCATGCCGGGCTGGCTGAAGCAGGGGCTCGACGCGCATGTGACGGTGGACGACCGAAAGCGTTCGATGCGCGATCCCCTGGCGTACACCGAACTGCTCTGCGGCCTCCACCCGGTGGGCACCCCCCGCCTGTGCGCCGACCGCCTCGCGGCGACCTCCGAGCGCACGGGGATCACCCGCTTCGCCCTCCTCGTGGAAGGCACCGGTGATCTCGCGGCCACGGAGGAGAACGTCCGGCGCCTGGGGGGCGAGGTACTGCCACGGCTGAGGTGAACCGGCCCGCACTCCCCCCGAAGGGAGCGGCGCGCCGGCTCAGCCTGCCCGGGACCGGGCCGAACAGGCCCGGTCCGCGGGAAGCTTGCCGCCCCGGTACAGAACACCTCCCGCGTACGGAGCGGCAAGCCGTGCGACTCCACTGCCTCAGCAGTCCCGGAACTCCGGCGACTGGTTCAGCAGCTGACTGCGCACCGACGTGAAGCGGGCCAGAGTGTCGTCCACCGAGCCGTCCAGCGGGAACACTGCCACCCGGTGGCAGTTCTGGAAGGCCAGGCGTACGCCGAAGTGCCGCTGCAGCGCACCGCGTATCGCGTCGCTCGCGAGCGCACGCAGCAGCTGGCCACGCGCCTGCTCGTCCGGCGGAGGCGTCTGGTTGTCGGCGAAGTTGCCGCCGTCCACCTTCAGCTGAGCCACCAGGGAGCTGACCATCTCCCATGCGTAGGGCAGGGAGGTCCGGACGCAGTCGACGAATTCCGCTTCGTCGACCTCGCCTCGCTCGGCCTTTTCGAGTAGGGCCGGTGAGACGTCCAGCGACATGGGTTCTCCTCTCGCACCCCCTCGGCCGAGGGGGTTGACGGACAGGTAAGGAGACCGTGACGCCGAACACGCTGAGTACACGCGTCGCGACCTCCCGTTTATACGGTAGGCAACTGTTCGTGGCCGCACCAGGACATTGAGAAACCAGGCCAGTCCCAACGTGCACACAACCGGCCACTTTCGAACAGGGCTTATCCGGGGAAACAGGGGCGACCGGAAGAGTCGCGGTCAACGAGCCACCCGGGCGGATCGCGCCGACCCGTTCCGGTCGAGTAGCGTTGCCGACCATGCGTCTCGTCATTGCCCGCTGCTCCGTTGACTACGCGGGCCGGCTCACCGCCCATCTCCCGTCGGCCCCCCGCCTCATCCTCGTGAAGGCGGACGGCAGTGTCTCGATCCATGCGGACGACCGGGCCTACAAGCCCCTCAACTGGATGTCGCCGCCCTGCACTCTGAAGGAGGGTCCGGGGGACGGTGAAGGCACTGCGGGTGTCTGGACCGTCATCAACAAGGCGGGCGAGAAGCTCATCATCACCATGGAGGAGGTCCTCCACGACTCCTCGCACGAGCTCGGCGTGGACCCCGGCCTGATCAAGGACGGCGTGGAGGCGCACCTCCAGGAGCTCCTGGCCGACCGCATCGACACCCTCGGAGAGGGCTACTCGCTGATCCGCCGCGAGTACATGACGGCCATCGGCCCGGTCGACATCCTCTGCCGCGACGCGGAGGGCCGTACCGTCGCCGTGGAGATCAAGCGGCGCGGCGAGATCGACGGCGTGGAGCAACTGACGCGCTACCTGGAGCTGTTGAACCGCGACCCGCACCTCGCGCCGGTCCGCGGCATCTTCGCCGCCCAGGAGATCAAGCCCCAGGCGCGCGTCCTCGCCACGGACCGGGGCATCGGCTGCGCGGTCCTCGACTACAACGCGCTGCGGGGCATCGAGGACGACAAGCTGCGGCTGTTCTGACGGCCACGAGGCCGCTCGTACGGCATGACAGTGGGCCGGGTCCTGTGGAGGGACCCGGCCCACTGTCATGCCGTACGTACGCGGTCGTCGTGCCCCGCCGCTCAGATCACCGGCGACGTGCCGACCGTGCCGGAGCCGGCGGGTGCGCCGGTGTCCGCCGGGCTGCTCGCGACGCTGCCGGTCTCGGCCGGGCTGGATGCCGGGCCGCTGGCCGAGTCCGAGGTCTCCGGGGTCGACGGCGGTGTCTCGCTGGGCTCCCCGGAGGGCCCGGTCGGCGTAGGAGTCGGCGTCGGGGTCGGGGTGGGCGTCGGCGTGGGCGTCGGCTTCGGCGAGGTCGGCGGCCTGGGTGAGGTCGGCGGCTTCGTCGTGGACTTGCTCGGGCTCGGCTCCTTCGACCCGCTCGGGTCGTCCGACGGCTCGGTGCTCGCAGTCGGCGTCGGGTCGTCGTCGGTCCCGAGGACACCGTCCTCGCCCGGGTCGGCCGGCCGGTTCGTCGAGTCCGCGTCGCTGCTGCCCTTCCTCGGCCGTTCCGCGCCGAGTCCGTCGCCGCCCTCGCCCGCGCTGGCCGACGGGTTGACGCCGACCTTCTCCGACGGGGTGTTGTCGTCCGGGTTGGAGGTCGCTCCGAGCGTCACCACCGTGCCGAGCACGGCGGCGAGCAGAGCGCCCGCCCCGGCCGCCACCAGATTGCGCCGGGTGCCGTGGACCAGGCCCTTGACCCCGCCGGTCTTCGCCGAGGAGGAGGACCCGGTCCGGTGCGTGATCAGTGTGGCGGGCTCGCCGGGCCCCTGCAGCGAGGGGACCGGTGCGAACGCGGCCGGCACGCCTCCGGGCGGTGACGCCGACTCCTCGTACCGCGCGTCGGGCACCTCCTCGCCCGCGGTCGGGCCGATGCCCGCCGGGGGTGTGGCGCCCGCCGGAGGTGTGGTGCCCGAGCGGTCCGCGACCAGGGCGAGGGCACGTCGGCCCGCGACGGCGCCGCGCTTGTCCGCGAGGGCGCCGCGCAGGCCGATGGAGGCCTCCAGTTCGGCGCGGGCCCGGTCGAGCTGTCCGCCGCAGAGCGCCAGGATGCCCAACTCATGGTGGAAATAGGCTTGATCCGAGACCTCGCCGGAGAGCCGGGCCGCCTCGGCGCCGGAGCGCAGCGCACGCTCCCAGGCGCTCCAGTGCAGTCCCGCGGCGAACGCGGGCGCGGCCGTCCGGGCCAGCTCCACCGCGGTGGAGCTCTCCTCGTCCTCGGCGGGCGGGACGGTGACCGGCGCCAGGGCGGTCAGCGCGGCGAGCACGGCGTCCGCCTCTGCGGAGACCCGCTCCGGGGTGACGGACGGATGCCCGGCCCACCAGGCGTAGTGCCGGGCGGCGCTGTGGACCGTTTCCCCGACGTCGGAGGCGTAGCCCGCCGCTTCCAGCTGGGTCTGTACGCCGGCCGCGAGCCGGTAGTGCGAGCCGACCGGGGTGACGAGCGCGCAGCCGACGAGCTCCGCGAGCGCGGCGTCCGCGTGCGTGTCCCCCACGAGGGCGGGCAGATGCGCCTGGTGCGGGACCTCGCCGCCCAGCGCGACGGCGAAGCGCAGGGTCGCGCGCGCCGACTCGCTGAGCCGTGAGGCGAGCAGCGCGGCGGGCGCGGCACCCTCGGCGAGCGAGGGCAGCGGCACGTCGTGGCCGTCCTCGGCGTCGAAGGGCGCGTCCACGGGCGCGTCCTCGTAGTAGCCGAACTCGTCGAAGGCGCTCGGGTCGGCGCGCAGCTGGTCGCGCTGGCGCAGCAGGGCGCCGGCCTGGACGAAGCGCAGCGGGAGCCCCTCGGACTCGAACCACAGGTCACCGGCCCAGTTGGCCTCGTCCTCGGTCAGGACGCGGCCGACGGCCCGCTCCAGCAGTTCGAGACCGCCGCCGCGGCCGAGTCCGCCCAGGAAGACCTCTTCGAGGAGCGAGTCGGTGGACGGTGCGGCGATCTCGGGTGTCGCGGAGACCAGGAAGGCGCACTCGGGTGTCGCGTCGAGCAGGTCGTCGAGCGCGCTGCCGCCGAACTCCACGTCGTCCAGGACGACGACCGCGCCGATCTCGTGGACGAGGGCGAGCAGTTCGTCCTGTTCCGGCCGGTGCAGCGGGGCGTTGTGGACGGCCGCGAAGAGGTCGTGCAGCAGGTCGTCCGCCGTACGGCGGTGGCCGCTGAGGCGGACCACGCCGTCGGGCGCGAGGTCCGCGCAGTCGTCGGCGACGGCGTCCAGGAGCACGGTCCGGCCCGAGCCCGAGGGCCCGGTGAGCCGTACGGAGCGTCCCCGCGCGAGCAGGCGTACGAGCCTCTCGCGCTCCTCCTGGCGCTCCAGGAGCGGCAGTCTGGCCGGCGAGGCCCCGGGGGGCACGGGCGGTCGGTTCGAGCGGGCCGCCTCGGCCCGCTCGGCTGCGCTGAACTTCGTGGGCCGCGGCGGCCGCTCGCCCGGCGGGCAGAGCTCGATCTCGCTGCCGTCGACGGGGTTGACGGTGAGCAGGTGATCGCCCGCGACGAGCTGCACGGTGCGGGCCAGTGCCGGCGTGTGCGGGGCGCTCCCCTGCCCCAGCACGTGCGTCAGAGGATCGCGTGGTGGGCGCTGTCGCGGCGCCGAGTCGTCGTGGCCGTACTCTTCGGGTCCCCGGTTCATCGGGTCCATAGGTCCAAGCCCCCCAAAAGCGTCGTGTGCCGAGCCCCTCCCGGCCTTGCCGCACACTGCGCTGTCGCTTCTGGTCCGGTGCCCGCTCACGGGTTCGTCATTACGCGGGCAGCCGAACCCTAAACCTTCGCACAGTATCTACGAACACACGGGGTACCGCGCCGTCCGAGACGTCACAGCTTCGTGAGGATTGTTCACCGGGTACGGGTTCGTACGCGGCTTCCTATCCGATCTTCGCCGTTTGCGACAGTGACGCCGTGTCACATCCGGAGAGGGGCGGAATCACACACGGGGCAGCGATTCGACGCCGATTCCGCCCTCGATCGCCAGGATCCGGTGGAGGCGGGTGGCCACCAGCAGGCGCTGCATCTGCGGCGGGACGCCGCGCAGCACAAGCCTCCGGCCGCACCGCCCCGCCCGCCGGTGGGCCCCCATGATGACACCGAGCCCGGTGGCGTCCCAGGAGTCCAGCTCTGACAGGTCGAGCACCAGGTCGCCGGCTCCGTCGTCGACGGCCGAGTGCAGGACCGTACGGGCGTCCGCCGCGCTGCGGACGTCGAGGCGGCCCCCGACGACCAGCTCGGCGTGGTCGCCCCTGATGTGCATATGCGCTCCCCGAGAGTGCGTATTCGTACTCAGCGTCTTCGTCGTGCCCTGTGTTGCCAGGACTGACTGCCGTACCGGGGCAGAAGTTGCCCTCTGTGAGCGAACCGATACCGAATTCACTCCTACGAGTGGCGCCGTGACCGGTCGAAGATCACCAACAGAGTCAGTACGTGCATCAGTACGTGTAGAAGCCCTGCCCGCTCTTGCGCCCGATGTCACCGGCATCAACCATCCGGCGCATCAGTTCCGGCGGTGCGAACTTCTCGTCCTGGGACTCGGTGTAGATGTTGCCCGTCGCGTGCAGCAGGATGTCGACGCCCGTGAGGTCGGCGGTGGCGAGGGGTCCCATGGCGTGACCGAAGCCCAGCTTGCAGGCGAGGTCGATGTCCTCGGCGGTGGCCACGCCCGACTCGTACAGCTTGGCCGCCTCGACGACGAGGGCCGAGATGAGCCGGGTGGTCACGAAGCCCGCCACGTCACGGTTGACGACGATGCAGGTCTTGCCGACCGACTCGGCGAACTCCCGGGCGGTGGCGAGCGTTTCGTCGCTCGTCTTGTAGCCGCGGACGAGCTCGCAGAGCTGCATCATCGGGACCGGCGAGAAGAAGTGGACGCCGACGACGCGCTCCGGGCGCCCGGTGGCCGCCGCGATCTTGGTGATCGGGATGGCGGAGGTGTTGGAGGCCAGTACGGTCTCGTCCTTCACCAGCCCGTCGAGCGTCCGGAAGATCTCGTGCTTGACTTCCAGCTTCTCGAAGACGGCCTCGACGACGATGTCGGCGTCGGCGGCCGCGTCCAGATCGGTGGTCGTGGTGATGCACCCCAGCGCCGCCCCGGCCGCGTCCGCGTCCAGCTTCCCCTTGCTCACGAACCTGTCGAACGAGGCCTTGATGCCGTCGGTGCCACGGGTCAGCGCCTCGTCGGTGACATCCCGCAGGACGACGTCCCAGCCGGCCTGCGCCGAGACCTGGGCGATACCGGAACCCATGAGTCCGGCTCCGATGACGGCGAGCTTCCGTGCCACAGTCCGACTCCCCTTAACACGCTGTTCAAATTGCCTCTTCGGCGGACCCTAGCGTCCGTGAGGGGCTGTGTGACCGGGAAGTAACGCGCGTCACGTCTCATCTGACGGACATCACACCGAGAGGCTCATTGCGCCGCCCGTACGGCGTAGTTGAGGACCTTCTCACGCAAAAGGTCCCCCATGTCCGCAAGGAGGACCGACACCCCCGGGACACCTCGGACGGAGGAGCGGCGCCCGGTCCCCCGTCCGCTTCGGCGTCGTCGGCGGCGGCTGCCTCGCCGTGACGGTGGGCACACCTGCGCTCCGGACGACGGGGGCGTAACTACGCTGGCCGCATGGTCAATCTGACGCGCATCTACACCAGGACCGGCGACCGGGGCACGACGGCCCTCGGCGACATGAGCCGGACCGCGAAGACGGATCTGCGGATCTCGGCGTACGCGGACACCAACGAGGCGAACGCGGTCATCGGTACGGCGATCGCTCTCGGCGGCCTCGACGAGGAGGTCGTGAAGGTCCTCACCCGCGTCCAGAACGACCTGTTCGACGTGGGCGCCGACCTGTCCACCCCGGTCGTCGAGAAGCCCGAGTTCCCGCCGCTGCGCGTCGAGCAGTTCTACGTCGACAAGCTGGAGGCGGACTGCGACCACTTCAACGGGCAGTTGGAGAAGCTCCGCTCCTTCATCCTCCCCGGCGGCACGCCCGGCGCGGCCCTCCTCCACCAGGCGTGCACGGTGGTCCGCCGGGCCGAGCGGTCGACCTGGGCGGCGCTGGAGGCCCACGGCGAGGTGATGAACGCGCTGACGGCGACCTACCTCAACCGCCTGTCCGACCTCCTGTTCATCCTGGCCAGGACGGCGAACAAGGAGGTCGGGGACGTGCTGTGGGTCCCGGGCGGTGAGCGCTAGCGCTTGGTCAGCGTCCGGGCCGGCTGTTCCTGAGCCGTGCCCGCGGGGGCCTTCTTCGGCCAGATCGCGTACGTCAGGGCGATCAGGCCGTGGATGCCCGCGGCCCGCCACGCCATGTACCGCCAGCTCTCCAGCGATCCGGTGCTGCCCGGGTCGTCGACGTACCAGATGGCGATCTGCAGCAGGGCGGTCGCAACGGCCGCGGCCGTCACCGTGCCGAGCCACACCTTGCCCTCGTGCCGGGCCCGGGCCATGCCGTACTTCGGCGGGCCGGCCGGCCGCTCGGCGCCGGCGAGACGGTGGGCCGCGTGGCCGTCGAGCCATTTCACCGTCCGGTGGCCGTGCCCGACGGTGTAGCCGATGTAGAGCGCGGCCAGTCCGTGTTTCCAGCTCGGCTCGGCGCCGTCCTTCAGGTCCAGTGCGGTGACCACCAGCAGGACGATCTCCAGCAGTGGCTCGCACAGCAGCAGGGTCATACCCGTGCGGGGCATCTTCAGCAGGTAGCGGAAGGCCAGACCCGCGGCCAGCAGCACCCAGAAGCCGACTTCACAGACGATGATCAGCGTGACGATCACGACTCGCTCCTCTCGGTCACCCTTCCAGGCTCCCGTCGATCCGGGCCCTGCTCGTCGTCGCCAGTGACGAAACGGCACTGCATCCTTCGATGTAGCGGAGGACCGTCCCCCGGGATCAGGCGCCGGGCGCGCACTGCGTGTTGGATGGAGTCATGGCCGTACGACTCCCCCGCCCCCACCGCGACGACGTGCGGATCGCGCTCGCGGGTCTGCTCGGCGGCCTCCTGCTGTGGGCCATCGGTCTCGGCACCCGGCCGGACGACGAGCCGATCGTGCTCTGGGCCGGCTCTTGGCCGGTCCTGCTGCCGCTCTGTGTGATGGCCGGCTGCGAACTGCTGCGCCGGGTCCGCCCGCGTACGGTCCTCCTGGTCGGCACGGTCGCCCTGGCCTGCGACACCGTCACGCAGGGCAGCCTGGTCACCGTCGTCATGTTCACGGACCTCGTGTACGCGTCCGTGCTGTACGGGCCGCCCGCCTCGGCCCGCCGTATCCCCTGGATCATGGGGCTGCTCTCGGTGATCGGCACCGTGGTGCCCACCGCCGTGTGGCGTGTCCCGGAGGCGGTGCTGATCGGCG of the Streptomyces aurantiacus genome contains:
- a CDS encoding ATP/GTP-binding protein, whose translation is MSPRRNRPKGADGSGRSASADGSDPSDRYGGWQSSESWRGDSWSVRHVAGASAQGKTYRCPGCDQQIPSGVPHVVAWPEHSGVDDRRHWHKACWNAKDRRTTRVQRSRNAPRF
- a CDS encoding LLM class flavin-dependent oxidoreductase; this encodes MRVGSFVLAAQFPGQGQGEALHRAVRSAEVAEEAGLDTVWLAEHHFVPYGTCPSAVTLAALLLGRTRRIRVGTAVSVLPTVHPVALGEQAALLHVTSGGRFSLGVGRGGPWVDLEVFGMGLEAYEQGFPESLDLLVRWLRRPSVAGGSERFDFREVPVVPRPSEALSGGEGPEVVVACTSPASVRLAAERKLPMLLGMHVGDEEKAEMVALWRSCALAAGHTPDDIADAAHVSAGVAQIADRRTDAVETLLKTMPGWLKQGLDAHVTVDDRKRSMRDPLAYTELLCGLHPVGTPRLCADRLAATSERTGITRFALLVEGTGDLAATEENVRRLGGEVLPRLR
- a CDS encoding SCO5389 family protein; protein product: MSLDVSPALLEKAERGEVDEAEFVDCVRTSLPYAWEMVSSLVAQLKVDGGNFADNQTPPPDEQARGQLLRALASDAIRGALQRHFGVRLAFQNCHRVAVFPLDGSVDDTLARFTSVRSQLLNQSPEFRDC
- the nucS gene encoding endonuclease NucS, which codes for MRLVIARCSVDYAGRLTAHLPSAPRLILVKADGSVSIHADDRAYKPLNWMSPPCTLKEGPGDGEGTAGVWTVINKAGEKLIITMEEVLHDSSHELGVDPGLIKDGVEAHLQELLADRIDTLGEGYSLIRREYMTAIGPVDILCRDAEGRTVAVEIKRRGEIDGVEQLTRYLELLNRDPHLAPVRGIFAAQEIKPQARVLATDRGIGCAVLDYNALRGIEDDKLRLF
- a CDS encoding ATP-binding protein, translating into MDPMNRGPEEYGHDDSAPRQRPPRDPLTHVLGQGSAPHTPALARTVQLVAGDHLLTVNPVDGSEIELCPPGERPPRPTKFSAAERAEAARSNRPPVPPGASPARLPLLERQEERERLVRLLARGRSVRLTGPSGSGRTVLLDAVADDCADLAPDGVVRLSGHRRTADDLLHDLFAAVHNAPLHRPEQDELLALVHEIGAVVVLDDVEFGGSALDDLLDATPECAFLVSATPEIAAPSTDSLLEEVFLGGLGRGGGLELLERAVGRVLTEDEANWAGDLWFESEGLPLRFVQAGALLRQRDQLRADPSAFDEFGYYEDAPVDAPFDAEDGHDVPLPSLAEGAAPAALLASRLSESARATLRFAVALGGEVPHQAHLPALVGDTHADAALAELVGCALVTPVGSHYRLAAGVQTQLEAAGYASDVGETVHSAARHYAWWAGHPSVTPERVSAEADAVLAALTALAPVTVPPAEDEESSTAVELARTAAPAFAAGLHWSAWERALRSGAEAARLSGEVSDQAYFHHELGILALCGGQLDRARAELEASIGLRGALADKRGAVAGRRALALVADRSGTTPPAGATPPAGIGPTAGEEVPDARYEESASPPGGVPAAFAPVPSLQGPGEPATLITHRTGSSSSAKTGGVKGLVHGTRRNLVAAGAGALLAAVLGTVVTLGATSNPDDNTPSEKVGVNPSASAGEGGDGLGAERPRKGSSDADSTNRPADPGEDGVLGTDDDPTPTASTEPSDDPSGSKEPSPSKSTTKPPTSPRPPTSPKPTPTPTPTPTPTPTPTPTGPSGEPSETPPSTPETSDSASGPASSPAETGSVASSPADTGAPAGSGTVGTSPVI
- a CDS encoding STAS domain-containing protein, which translates into the protein MHIRGDHAELVVGGRLDVRSAADARTVLHSAVDDGAGDLVLDLSELDSWDATGLGVIMGAHRRAGRCGRRLVLRGVPPQMQRLLVATRLHRILAIEGGIGVESLPRV
- a CDS encoding 3-hydroxyacyl-CoA dehydrogenase family protein, whose translation is MARKLAVIGAGLMGSGIAQVSAQAGWDVVLRDVTDEALTRGTDGIKASFDRFVSKGKLDADAAGAALGCITTTTDLDAAADADIVVEAVFEKLEVKHEIFRTLDGLVKDETVLASNTSAIPITKIAAATGRPERVVGVHFFSPVPMMQLCELVRGYKTSDETLATAREFAESVGKTCIVVNRDVAGFVTTRLISALVVEAAKLYESGVATAEDIDLACKLGFGHAMGPLATADLTGVDILLHATGNIYTESQDEKFAPPELMRRMVDAGDIGRKSGQGFYTY
- a CDS encoding cob(I)yrinic acid a,c-diamide adenosyltransferase translates to MVNLTRIYTRTGDRGTTALGDMSRTAKTDLRISAYADTNEANAVIGTAIALGGLDEEVVKVLTRVQNDLFDVGADLSTPVVEKPEFPPLRVEQFYVDKLEADCDHFNGQLEKLRSFILPGGTPGAALLHQACTVVRRAERSTWAALEAHGEVMNALTATYLNRLSDLLFILARTANKEVGDVLWVPGGER